TCTTATCAAGAATAGAACCAGGTTTAAAAAAATATTGTGAAAACAAATAACCAATGGTGGCGTGGTGCCTCGATATATCAGATCTATCCACGCAGTTTTATGGATGCCAATAACGATGGCACCGGTGACTTGCGCGGTATCATTCAGCGATTTGATCATTTGGTCGAGCTTGGTATTGATGCGATCTGGATCTCGCCGTTTTTCAAGTCACCGATGAATGACTTTGGCTACGATGTCAGTGACTATCGAGCCATAGATCCTTTATTTGGCAGTATGCAGGATTTTGACGAATTGGTCACCCTGGCACACAGCCATGACATCAAGATCATTATCGACCAGGTGCCCAGTCATTCGTCCGATGAACATCCCTGGTTTATTGAAAGTCGTTCCAGTCAGGATAATCCCAAAGCCGATTGGTATGTATGGGCCGATGCAAATCCCGATGGTACGCCACCGAATAACTGGTTATCGGTTTTTGGTGGTTCGGCATGGCACTGGGAACCGCGACGCGGGCAATATTATTTGCATAACTTTTTAGTCAGTCAGCCGGACCTGAATTTTCATAATCCTGAAGTGCGTAAGGCGACATTGGAGAATATGGAATTCTGGCTGCAAAAAGGTGTGGACGGTTTTCGACTGGATGCGATCATTTTTTGTTTTCATGACCGGCAATTACGCGACAATCCAGCCAAAAAAAGCAAGGATAATTTTATGGGTTCACGCATGCAAAGCCCGTATGCCATGCAGGAATACAGGTACCAGCATACCCAGGACGAAAACCTGGAATTCATGCAAGACATTCGCGCCTTACTGGAACGTTATCCAGGTACCGTGTCATTGGGCGAGATCGGCACTGACGATTCCATTTCGGTTATGGCGGAATACACCAAAGGCGATAATCGCTTGCACATGGCTTACAGCTTTGACTTGCTCTCGGAAAATGCCACGGCGGCGCACATTCGTGAGGTGGTAGAAACTTCCGAACAGAAAATGCGTGACGGTTGGCCGTGCTATGCTTTGAGTAATCACGATGTCATGCGGGTGCTTAGCCGCTGGGACGCCGATACCCAGGCGGTTGCGGCTGCTAAAGCGTTTAATTTTTTGCTTGGTACATTACGTGGCAGTTTTTGTGTATACCAGGGAGAAGAATTGGGATTGTGTGAAGCCGATATTAAATTCGATGAATTACAAGATCCTTATGGCAAGACCTTTTGGCCAATTTTCAAAGGCCGGGATGGCTGTCGTACGCCAATACCCTGGGAAGCCACAAAACCGCACGCCGGTTTCTCGAACCACAAGCCCTGGTTGCCAATACCCAGTGAACACGCAGCCGCGGCAGTTGCAGAACAAAAGCAGCATAGCGACTCCGTTTTGAATGCGCATAAAACTTTTTTGGCCTGGCGTAAAAAACATCCGGCTTTGATCCAGGGTGACATTGAGTTCATCGACACCCCGGAACCTGTGATAGCCTTCAGACGATTTGATGAAAGCTCTGAGATGCAGATATTTATCAATCTTTCCGGGGAGCATCAGTCTTTGACTTTGGATTTGAACGAGGATTTCAGTCAATGTTCCGGGTATGGTGCAGCTTGCGCGAATTTAAAAACTAAAACACTCGAGTTCACACCTTATTCTGTTTTTGTTATTGAGAAATAATATGCTAGCCGCCCAAAAAAATCTGACGCGTCCTTTTTATGCATTACTCAGTATGCCGGCAACTGCAATGGGATTTGCACTTTCGGTGCAGATCGCGGCACTCAGCTGGATACTTTCCACAAAATATAATCTTGCCATCGAAGAGATTGGTCTGGTCTGGGCAGCAGGCCCACTTGCCGGCATCTTTGGACAGGTAATCATCGGTTTCATCAGCGATAGAGTCTGGTTCTGGAAGGGCAGGCGGCGGCCGTTTATTTTGATTGGCGGCGTACTTTGCAGTTTGATGCTACTGGCGCTGCCAAATCTAGACATTATCAATGCACAAATTGATGCCATCGGAATACTTGGAATTGCATTGATCGTGGTATTGACACTGGATGTGTCTATCAATATCAGTTTTAACCCGACTCGCTCAATTATTGCCGATGTAACTCCTGAAGGTGAAGAACGTGTACGTGGCTACACCTGGATGCAAACCATTTCAGGTTCATTCGGGGTTTTGGCCTATTTCATCGGTGCCTGGTTGGGCAATTATTTTTTAATCTATTTCGGCGCGGGACTAGTTTTATTATTTTCAATCATCCCTACATTTTTTGTACAAGAACCTCGTGAATTATTAGATTCCGCTAACAGTGGCGAGCATGTGCCTTTTGACTTTAAGCAAACCTTCATGTCAATCAAACCTTTGTGGGGTTTTTTGTTTTATTCCTTATATGCATTGGGTCTGCGCTTTCTCGAGATTGAACATGAACATTATTATGCAGAATGGTTTTGTGCAATTGTAACGGCAATACTGGTGGCGCAAACCTTGTTGGCCAAGCCAAAGGACGATACTCCTGAACAAAAAAATGCAGTAGCTTTTCAAAGGGTTTTAGCTGCACACGGCTTCACCTGGATTGGCGTGCAGTCTATGTTCATTTATATGTACCCGTGGCTGGAGTTCAAATTTCCTGAATTAAAAGGCACTGAGCCAGACATGCTCGGTAGGACGATAGGCGTTTCGTTTTTGATCATGAGTGCTGTGTCAGCCATACTTCCGGTTCTGGTTTTGCAGCCTCTGGCAGAAAAATACGGCAGAGTTAAAATTCACAGAAAGTGTATTGCGAGTATGGCCGTTGCCTATGCGCTGATCTGGTTATTTGCAGATACCCGCTATGCTCTTTATGCATTTATGATGCTATTGGGGATCGGCTGGGCCTCAACCATCAGTTTGCCTTTTGCAATCATATCGCAACAGGTTAAACGCGAAAGCATGGGTTTGTACATGGGTATTTTCAATTTATCCGTGGTCTTGCCACAACTGATCTCCAGTCTGGCTGTCGGGCTTATCGTGAGTCGACTGGTTGATAAAGATTATTTGTTTTTTATCTGTGCTATTTGTCTTGCGATCTCGGCAATTGCGTGGACCAGAGTTGAAGAACAACACTAAGAAGTTTAATTTCAGGCAAAAAGAATTTTGGTTGAATCCCGTTTGATCAAGCTTGGCTCCAATAATCGAATCTGACTGGGTTCCTCGTCATGGATCAAGGCGATCAAGGCATCCACCAACAATTCTCCGGCATGCTGG
This is a stretch of genomic DNA from Gammaproteobacteria bacterium. It encodes these proteins:
- a CDS encoding MFS transporter → MLAAQKNLTRPFYALLSMPATAMGFALSVQIAALSWILSTKYNLAIEEIGLVWAAGPLAGIFGQVIIGFISDRVWFWKGRRRPFILIGGVLCSLMLLALPNLDIINAQIDAIGILGIALIVVLTLDVSINISFNPTRSIIADVTPEGEERVRGYTWMQTISGSFGVLAYFIGAWLGNYFLIYFGAGLVLLFSIIPTFFVQEPRELLDSANSGEHVPFDFKQTFMSIKPLWGFLFYSLYALGLRFLEIEHEHYYAEWFCAIVTAILVAQTLLAKPKDDTPEQKNAVAFQRVLAAHGFTWIGVQSMFIYMYPWLEFKFPELKGTEPDMLGRTIGVSFLIMSAVSAILPVLVLQPLAEKYGRVKIHRKCIASMAVAYALIWLFADTRYALYAFMMLLGIGWASTISLPFAIISQQVKRESMGLYMGIFNLSVVLPQLISSLAVGLIVSRLVDKDYLFFICAICLAISAIAWTRVEEQH
- a CDS encoding alpha glucosidase, with product MDANNDGTGDLRGIIQRFDHLVELGIDAIWISPFFKSPMNDFGYDVSDYRAIDPLFGSMQDFDELVTLAHSHDIKIIIDQVPSHSSDEHPWFIESRSSQDNPKADWYVWADANPDGTPPNNWLSVFGGSAWHWEPRRGQYYLHNFLVSQPDLNFHNPEVRKATLENMEFWLQKGVDGFRLDAIIFCFHDRQLRDNPAKKSKDNFMGSRMQSPYAMQEYRYQHTQDENLEFMQDIRALLERYPGTVSLGEIGTDDSISVMAEYTKGDNRLHMAYSFDLLSENATAAHIREVVETSEQKMRDGWPCYALSNHDVMRVLSRWDADTQAVAAAKAFNFLLGTLRGSFCVYQGEELGLCEADIKFDELQDPYGKTFWPIFKGRDGCRTPIPWEATKPHAGFSNHKPWLPIPSEHAAAAVAEQKQHSDSVLNAHKTFLAWRKKHPALIQGDIEFIDTPEPVIAFRRFDESSEMQIFINLSGEHQSLTLDLNEDFSQCSGYGAACANLKTKTLEFTPYSVFVIEK